One Anopheles marshallii chromosome 3, idAnoMarsDA_429_01, whole genome shotgun sequence genomic region harbors:
- the LOC128711154 gene encoding probable phospholipid-transporting ATPase IIB: MEDAPPHHIPSAPVTKETIPLIEKAPKTRWFSCWCWAWRKWCASKELKPRTIYIGRPLTEKFPPNEIRNQKYNIFTFLPLVLFEQFRFFLNLYFLIMAVSQFIPEIRIGYLYTYWGPLGFVLAVTICREAVDDLRRHKRDREVNSQKYKRFASADKPPESVSSSKLRVGDIIMVEKDERVPADLILLRTSDKSGAVFVRTDMLDGETDWKLRLAVPATQKLASHGELLTVNASLYVEKPQRDIHTFIGTYSKLGGTEDEGLNVENTLWANTVVASGTAVGIVIYTGSETRSVMNNSQPRSKVGLLDLEINNLTKVLFCAVIGLSFAMMCLKGFNGPWYRYMFRFVLLFSYIIPISLRVNLDMGKAFYSWQIQNDDEIKGTVVRSTTIPEELGRMSYLLTDKTGTLTQNEMIFKKIHVGTAAYGRDTFPMVSAAIQSVYGTLTTPADASPDDHGAEYQPRLRKPDGWRIWESVKALALCHNVTPVYESSSSNGGSSSLSSTSGTERRQSPSRSISVESQAGEPSAGKTTTTEKTYQASSPDEIALVKWTESIGLTLVQRDLNTMTLQIRDATRESNGLMKYQILQTFPFTSENKRMGIIVRELNGGEITFYLKGADVVMSGIVQYNDWLAEESGNMAREGLRTLVVAKKVLSEEHYNDFVMRYNAAKVSVTDRVTKVAAVIESLEREMELLCLTGVEDRLQERVRPTLELLRNAGIKIWMLTGDKLETATCIAKSSHLVGRNQSIHVLKSVLTRTDAHLELNQFRRKQDCALVVSGESLEVCLQYYQPEFMELATACPAVVCCRCSPTQKAQVVSLIQKYSKKRTCAVGDGGNDVSMIQQADAGIGIEGREGKQASLAGDFSIPQFSHIARLLIVHGRRSYKRSAALSQFVIHRGLIISTMQAVFSAVFYLSSVALYQGFLMVGYATLYTMFPVFSLVLDQDISANIAITYPELYKELSKGRSLSYKTFFMWVLISIYQGGVIMYGALILFEDEFIHIVAISFSALILTELIMVALTIRTWHKLMVIAELFSLVLYIVSLAVLHEYFDWEFIWSWDFLWKVLVITLVSCLPLYILKFLRKKFSPPSYSKLS; encoded by the exons ATGGAGGACGCCCCACCGCACCACATTCCATCCGCACCGGTCACGAAGGAAACGATTCCGCTCATCGAGAAGGCACCCAAAACGCGCTGGTTCAG ctgctggtgctgggcATGGCGAAAATGGTGTGCCTCGAAGGAACTGAAACCCCGCACGATCTACATCGGGCGGCCACTCACGGAAAAGTTTCCACCGAACGAGATCCGCAACCAGAAGTACAACATTTTCACCTTTCTGCCGCTAGTGCTGTTCGAGCAGTTCCGCTTCTTTCTAAATCTGTACTTCCTCATCATGGCCGTCAGCCAGTTCATACCGGAAATTCGTATCGGGTACCTTTACACCTACTGGGGTCCACTCGGGTTTGTGCTGGCTGTGACGATATGTCGTGAGGCGGTCGATGATCTTCGGCGACACAAACGCGACCGAGAGGTAAACTCGCAGAAGTACAAACGGTTTGCCAGCGCCGATAAACCACCGGAATCTGTCTCGTCTTCGAAACTCCGTGTCGGTGACATCATTATGGTGGAAAAGGATGAACGAGTACCGGCGGATTTGATACTTCTGCGTACAAGCGATAAAAGTGGAGCCGTGTTTGTGCGTACCGACATGTTGGATGGGGAGACGGACTGGAAGCTGAGACTGGCAGTTCCGGCAACTCAGAAACTTGCCTCCCATGGTGAACTGCTCACGGTGAATGCATCGCTGTACGTTGAGAAACCACAGCGGGACATACACACGTTCATCGGAACTTATTCAAAG CTCGGTGGAACGGAAGATGAAGGGTTGAATGTGGAAAACACACTCTGGGCAAATACGGTCGTCGCATCCGGCACGGCAGTTGGTATCGTAATCTACACTGGGAGTGAAACGCGCAGCGTCATGAACAATTCGCAACCCCGCTCGAAAGTGGGTCTGCTCGATCTGGAAATTAATAATCTCACAAAGGTCCTGTTCTGTGCCGTCATCGGGCTGTCGTTCGCCATGATGTGTCTGAAGGGATTCAACGGGCCCTGGTATCGCTATATGTTCCGGTTCGTGCTGCTGTTTTCCTACATCATCCCGATCAGCTTGCGTGTGAACCTCGACATGGGCAAAGCGTTCTACTCGTGGCAAATTCAAAATGACGATGAAATCAAGGGTACGGTGGTGCGTTCCACTACTATCCCGGAAGAGCTGGGGCGCATGTCGTATCTGCTTACGGATAAAACTGGCACCCTAACGCAGAACGAGATGATCTTTAAGAAAATCCACGTCGGTACGGCTGCGTACGGGCGGGACACTTTCCCGATGGTGTCGGCTGCCATACAGTCCGTGTATGGGACACTTACGACACCGGCCGATGCATCACCAGACGATCACGGTGCCGAGTATCAACCGCGACTACGCAAACCGGACGGATGGCGTATTTGGGAGTCAGTTAAAGCTCTCGCACTCTGTCACAACGTTACGCCCGTGTACGAAAGTAGCAGCAGTAACGGTGGAAGTAGCTCTCTGTCTTCCACCTCCGGCACGGAACGACGACAATCACCTTCCCGGTCAATTTCCGTAGAAAGCCAAGCCGGTGAACCATCGGCCGGCAAGACGACTACAACGGAGAAAACGTACCAAGCATCCAGCCCGGATGAGATCGCACTGGTAAAGTGGACGGAATCGATCGGATTGACGCTGGTGCAGCGGGACCTGAACACGATGACGCTACAGATACGCGACGCTACGCGCGAAAGTAA CGGGTTGATGAAGTACCAAATACTGCAAACGTTCCCGTTCACGAGCGAAAACAAGCGCATGGGAATTATAGTGCGCGAGCTAAATGGTGGCGAGATCACCTTCTATCTGAAAGGTGCCGATGTCGTTATGTCCGGCATTGTGCAGTACAATGATTGGCTGGCGGAGGAAAGTGGCAATATGGCACGCGAGGGTCTCCGAACGCTCGTAGTAGCAAAAAAGGTATTGTCGGAGGAACATTACAATGATTTCGTGATGCGTTACAATGCGGCTAAGGTGAGCGTTACCGATCGCGTTACAAAGGTGGCCGCCGTTATCGAGAGTCTCGAGCGTGAGATGGAACTCCTCTGCCTGACCGGTGTCGAGGATCGGTTGCAGGAACGGGTACGACCAACGCTCGAGCTGCTGCGTAACGCGGGCATTAAGATTTGGATGTTGACCGGCGATAAGCTCGAGACGGCCACCTGTATTGCAAAGTCGTCGCATCTTGTCGGGCGCAATCAAAGCATACACGTGCTGAAGAGTGTGCTCACACGCACGGACGCCCATCTGGAGCTGAACCAGTTCCGGCGGAAGCAGGACTGTGCGCTGGTTGTGTCCGGTGAGAGCCTTGAGGTGTGCCTGCAGTACTATCAGCCCGAGTTTATGGAGCTAGCGACGGCCTGCCCGGCGGTCGTGTGCTGTCGATGCAGTCCCACGCAAAAGGCACAGGTCGTATCGCTGATTCAAAAGTACTCGAAAAAGCGCACGTGTGCCgttggtgatggtggcaaTGATGTGAGCATGATCCAGCAAGCAGATGCGGGTATTGGGATTGAGGGACGTGAAGGCAAACAAGCGTCACTGGCGGGAGATTTTAGTATACCGCAGTTTTCGCACATTGCCCGGCTGCTGATCGTGCACGGTCGGCGTTCGTACAAGCGTTCCGCTGCCCTTTCGCAGTTCGTCATCCATCGAGGGTTGATCATATCGACCATGCAGGCCGTCTTTTCGGCCGTGTTCTATCTGTCTTCGGTGGCGCTTTATCAGGGGTTTCTGATGGTCGGGTACGCGACACTGTACACAATGTTTCCGGTGTTTTCACTCGTGCTCGATCAGGACATTAGCGCGAACATTGCGATCACGTATCCCGAGCTTTATAAGGAGCTGTCCAAGGGTCGCAGCTTAAGCTACAAAACGTTCTTCATGTGGGTGTTGATCAGTATCTATCAAG GCGGTGTGATCATGTACGGTGCGCTGATTTTGTTTGAGGACGAGTTCATTCATATCGTAGCAATCAGTTTTTCGGCCCTCATTCTTACGGAGCTGATAATGGTTGCATTAACCATTCGTACGTGGCACAA ATTGATGGTTATAGCGGAACTGTTCAGTCTAGTGCTGTACATCGTCTCTCTTGCCGTGCTGCACGAATACTTCG ACTGGGAGTTTATCTGGTCGTGGGATTTCCTGTGGAAAGTGCTGGTCATCACACTCGTCTCCTGTCTTCCGCTGTACATTCTAAAATTCCTGCGCAAAAAGTTCTCACCACCATCGTATTCGAAGCTCTCCTAA
- the LOC128716352 gene encoding CLIP domain-containing serine protease B9 — MRPICVIIVALCLSVAVANVDKDGPHSSDDTVVIEADQAPPRQPRQVWLNAHVPHADWKQALGDGSPCLTAKGHLGFCTSFRKCYPYFKVPDLSVWESWVLGNYDTCSYFNEQGRQAFGVCCTNPITPLPIDSNPAIEAVPAVVLPPFSTASGTGLGEPLKPPNKNNNYPSWPPPIPTHPPDHTPATHPPSFGGPAPPTTVASVGPASEPTQRPSTTWPTRPQVPQVPNQPTPAPVQPIGVWPPPVPTHPPLEISTLPPSSSGVVSEPSNVGCGVKNGNPDTERIVGGHNADPNEWPWIAALFNNGRQFCGGSLIDSIHILTAAHCVAHMSSYDVARLSVKLGDHNIRSNTEVQHVERRVKRLVRHRGFDSRTLYNDVAVLTMDQPVPFTKQVRAICLPAADNTRAYNGHTATVIGWGSLRENGPQPAILQEVNLPIWTNNECRIKYGPAAPGGIIDTMLCAGQAAKDSCSGDSGGPLMVNDGKWTQVGVVSWGIGCGKGQYPGVYTRVTAFLPWIKKNINDA; from the exons ATGCGACCGATTTGTGTGATCATAGTAGCGTTGTGTTTGTCGGTAGCTGTGGCAAATGTGGATAAAGATGGACCACATTCAAGTGATGATACAGTTGTAATTGAAG CCGACCAAGCGCCACCTCGACAGCCGCGGCAAGTGTGGCTAAACGCTCACGTGCCTCATGCCGACTGGAAGCAGGCACTCGGCGACGGCAGCCCGTGTCTTACCGCCAAGGGGCATCTTGGCTTCTGCACCTCGTTCCGTAAGTGCTATCCATACTTTAAGGTGCCCGATCTGAGCGTCTGGGAGTCATGGGTGCTCGGTAACTACGACACCTGCAGCTACTTCAACGAGCagggccgccaagcgttcggTGTGTGCTGCACCAACCCCATCACACCGCTTCCGATCGATTCCAATCCCGCCATAGAGGCCGTCCCGGCCGTTGTGCTGCCACCGTTCAGTACCGCCAGTGGTACCGGGCTGGGCGAACCGCTCAAACCGCcgaacaagaacaacaacTACCCGAGTTGGCCACCACCAATCCCGACCCATCCGCCGGATCATACGCCCGCCACCCATCCACCGTCGTTCGGTGGACCCGCTCCGCCGACCACCGTTGCCTCCGTTGGTCCTGCCTCGGAACCAACGCAACGGCCGTCGACCACATGGCCTACACGACCGCAGGTGCCGCAGGTTCCCAATCAACCGACACCGGCTCCGGTACAACCGATCGGTGTATGGCCGCCACCCGTACCCACCCATCCACCGCTGGAGATCTCCACACTGCCACCCTCCTCGTCCGGTGTCGTGAGCGAACCGTCGAACGTTGGCTGTGGTGTGAAAAATGGCAATCCG GACACGGAGCGAATTGTTGGTGGCCACAATGCGGATCCGAATGAGTGGCCCTGGATAGCGGCCCTCTTTAACAATGGACGACAGTTTTGTGGTGGATCACTGATCGATAGCATTCACATTCTGACGGCGGCCCATTGCGTTGCCCA TATGAGCTCCTACGACGTAGCACGTCTGTCAGTGAAGCTCGGCGATCACAACATCCGATCGAACACGGAGGTACAGCACGTGGAGCGGCGCGTGAAGCGACTCGTCCGCCATCGAGGGTTCGATTCGCGCACGTTG TACAACGATGTGGCCGTCCTGACGATGGACCAACCGGTACCGTTTACGAAGCAGGTACGAGCGATCTGTCTGCCGGCCGCAGATAACACGCGCGCTTACAATGGCCATACGGCTACGGTGATCGGTTGGGGAAGTTTGAGAGAAA ATGGACCACAACCAGCAATCCTGCAGGAGGTGAATCTACCGATCTGGACGAACAACGAGTGTCGCATCAAGTACGGGCCTGCGGCACCGGGTGGCATTATCGACACGATGCTTTGTGCCGGGCAGGCTGCCAAGGATTCCTGCAGT GGTGACTCGGGTGGTCCGTTGATGGTGAACGATGGCAAGTGGACGCAGGTCGGTGTCGTGTCCTGGGGTATCGGGTGCGGAAAGGGCCAGTATCCGGGTGTTTATACGCGCGTTACCGCTTTCCTGCCGTGGATTAAGAAAAACATCAACGACGCCTGA
- the LOC128716212 gene encoding uncharacterized protein LOC128716212, which translates to MKLLVLLGALCVCGTMAASEVELPAYMEICYRDSPLLGSCIKNSIQRMLPEMYTGIESFGFPSLDPYETKSTYIDYKRNQMSASLHVKNAKTFGMSKARILDARATATDKSLNLAVDVHFPEIVMEGYFKGEGRFNSIKLASKGYFNNTMSDVTTTWTMSGSVKERDGEEYLEIESFDMAPEVANMKIYATGLFPDPELNQIALEFVNQYWPMFYKELLPSSREVWEPVMVELVNKIFLSVPYRRLLPKQQQ; encoded by the exons ATGAAGTTGCTTGTGCTTTTGGGCGCACTGTGCGTGTGCGGTACGATGGCTGCGTCGGAGGTGGAATTGC CCGCTTACATGGAGATCTGTTATCGTGACAGTCCCTTGCTTGGCAGCTGTATCAAGAACAGCATCCAGCGTATGCTTCCGGAAATGTAT ACTGGTATTGAATCGTTTGGCTTCCCTTCGCTTGATCCGTATGAGACCAAGAGCACCTACATCGACTACAAGCGCAACCAAATGTCGGCCTCGCTGCACGTCAAGAATGCCAAAACGTTCGGCATGAGCAAAGCCCGGATTCTGGATGCTCGGGCGACAGCCACGGACAAGTCTTTGAATCTTGCCGTCGACGTGCACTTCCCGGAGATCGTCATGGAGGGATACTTCAAGGGCGAGGGACGCTTCAACAGTATTAAGCTGGCTTCGAAGGGCTACTTTAACAACACCATGT CTGACGTTACCACCACCTGGACGATGTCGGGAAGCGTGAAGGAGCGTGACGGTGAGGAATACCTGGAGATCGAAAGCTTCGACATGGCGCCCGAGGTAGCGAACATGAAGATCTACGCCACGGGACTGTTCCCCGATCCAGAATTGA ACCAAATCGCGCTGGAGTTTGTCAACCAGTACTGGCCAATGTTCTACAAGGAGTTGCTGCCGAGCTCCCGGGAGGTATGGGAACCGGTGATGGTTGAGCTGGTGAACAAGATATTCCTAAGTGTCCCGTACCGACGACTTCTgccgaagcagcagcagtaa
- the LOC128713954 gene encoding nonsense-mediated mRNA decay factor SMG5, with amino-acid sequence MEYSSNDVKQLFRSVYTLVKGQDEQKATLTVDDILQPSFQLSHRVLVSQCIQLIFEDFECVGQKSREILWRKGYYDVVSVLKRQKGRANGSALLHAADRLISEGINYFKAIVLRFQQIFNLDSLRYLVDFALLEDYDMDMLREEPSCYSLLQLHTQDDAAAKELYTKQEISFALETIHALLISLGDLHRYQLEFGIGNRMQLRERTRKYYLEAFKLNPKMGMPQNQLGMLVGGQNGHLDAVYHYLYSLCCTIPFECSETNVNVIFQKNIRHLESGGELADGVVDGNDILVDEFIATFLLVVDVFFYDKVVTDFNALCHSVLIEFKKILSIRQLLEEYYLTDDMLFKIVSILFFCMHRIKMINSDKIYSLNAFLVALCSELLQWCTSSFEKFTSEHSREDAQFQELYLRRYQRYSAQVNRARDKIRNGSAMYSKDQKSSSGVEEGTGSQDSRGNKENEVANHGGKVSSTSIIASGSKKGTDNGRGKGTNSRQKKHSRRRRRAYSNESDSEDGERYEDEDEDVSEDDYYDRSGTESNHSSSEEEEEDEDDAMSLSSYGSYDEYSDEGDYDQEEDGDHSEEEEDHPGDHNEDEQHGVIACEELTPEQLKFKKRYQKLDPNIVLEFAQGERTMRSLKVLFDWLLCNMDVLHNCYQSNPEFLHNIMKLLNFFNLDFFTNRFYFTRDLITVQGLRLDLQEIFNCRRTIPLQEDIAMKRFPLFEPTQEGLLWETPYKLGIGQEDESFLRLMKMVDFGFAVCKSKKFDYCFQPKVRAFKVRVGYNGSGGSTKGRNKSSSKGQRNGGKQRRKGDTAMGKNGGNKRDWNAVCGGDTGNRSRGLSYSQSRTGRTVRGTGLGEEKNQRKPIDNSDHRREDATNDVLLSRERNKRQRNRVRNKTRHGNDEYGLAEGHEQTPTLFTKKGYLHNRANGMLIQRGAGCNPGVPDGDEMQREKKAGPQEKGDISAIMGQLWLRNEVETLESKVNKRAGNLTLTPYLVLDSKCLTEYTSIVKNLIRTKKFVVLIPGAVLGDLDELKKHSEGARNAIKWLEVEFSKGNRFLRAQKNHESLPMPLVKIPKKLDREGAVFNQIVQFCNHIVTDHADNDNDIITYLSGDNLQDKKLCNGSSYIGILEAIPVKFEQIVTFYSSYKRK; translated from the exons ATGGAATATTCTAGCAACGACGTAAAGCAACTGTTCAG GTCTGTCTACACCTTAGTGAAGGGACAGGACGAACAGAAAGCGACACTCACGGTAGACGATATCCTGCAGCCAAGTTTCCAGCTTAGCCACCGCGTACTGGTCTCGCAGTGTATTCAACTgatttttgaagattttgaaTGTGTCGGTCAGAAGTCACGGGAAATCCTATGGCGCAAGGGATACTACGATGTGGTCTCCGTGCTCAAGCGTCAAAAGGGCCGTGCAAATGGATCGGCTTTGCTGCACGCCGCCGACCGGTTGATTAGTGAGGGCATCAACTACTTCAAGGCCATCGTGCTTCGCTTTCAACAAATCTTCAATCTGGATTCGTTGCGCTACCTTGTCGATTTTGCCCTGCTAGAGGACTACGATATGGATATGCTGCGTGAGGAACCTTCGTGCTACTCGCTGTTACAGCTGCATACTCAAGATGACGCTGCCGCAAAAGAGCTTTACACCAAGCAGGAAATTTCATTCGCACTGGAAACGATCCACGCACTGTTAATATCGCTGGGAGACTTACATCGCTATCAGCTCGAGTTTGGTATCGGGAATCGGATGCAGTTGCGCGAACGTACACGCAAGTACTATCTGGAAGCGTTCAAGCTTAATCCGAAGATGGGCATGCCACAGAACCAGCTCGGTATGTTGGTAGGTGGACAGAACGGACATCTTGACGCGGTGTATCACTATCTATACTCGCTCTGCTGTACGATTCCGTTCGAGTGCAGCGAGACGAATGTAAATGTAATCTTTCAGAAGAACATTCGCCACCTGGAGAGTGGTGGTGAGTTGGCGGATGGTGTCGTGGACGGGAATGATATACTTGTGGACGAATTCATCGCTACATTTCTGCTTGTGGTGGATGTGTTCTTTTACGACAAGGTCGTCACCGATTTTAATGCCCTGTGCCATTCGGTGCTAATTGAGTTTAAGAAGATACTCAGCATTCGGCAGTTACTGGAAGAGTACTATCTGACGGATGATATGCTGTTCAAAATCGTTTCGATACTGTTCTTTTGCATGCACCGCATCAAGATGATCAACTCGGACAAAATCTACAGCTTGAACGCGTTTCTGGTGGCGCTCTGTTCGGAGTTGCTCCAGTGGTGCACGTCCAGCTTTGAAAAATTCACGAGCGAACATAGCCGCGAGGACGCTCAGTTTCAAGAGCTCTACCTTCGACGGTACCAACGCTACAGTGCACAGGTTAATCGTGCGCGGGACAAAATTAGGAATGGATCGGCGATGTATTCTAAGGATCAGAAATCTTCATCCGGCGTGGAGGAGGGAACGGGCAGTCAGGATAGTCGCGGTAATAAGGAGAACGAGGTTGCGAATCATGGTGGGAAGGTATCTTCTACATCGATCATTGCCAGCGGATCGAAAAAAGGTACTGACAATGGACGTGGTAAAGGCACGAATAGTCGCCAGAAGAAGCATTCCCGTCGTCGTAGACGTGCGTATTCGAATGAAAGCGATtcagaggatggagagcgcTATGAAGACGAGGACGAGGATGTATCGGAGGACGATTACTACGATAGATCGGGCACGGAGTCaaaccacagcagcagcgaagaagaggaggaagatgaAGACGATGCAATGTCACTATCGAGCTATGGATCGTACGACGAATATTCGGATGAAGGAGACTATGATCAGGAGGAAGATGGAGATCATTCCGAAGAGGAAGAGGATCACCCCGGGGACCATAATGAAGATGAACAGCATGGCGTCATCGCTTGCGAGGAGTTAACTCCGGAACAGTTGAAGTTCAAAAAACGCTACCAAAAGCTAGACCCTAACATTGTGCTAGAGTTCGCCCAGGGCGAGCGTACGATGCGTTCGCTGAAGGTCCTGTTCGATTGGTTACTGTGCAACATGGATGTGCTGCACAATTGCTACCAATCAAACCCGGAGTTTCTGCACAATATCATGAAGTTGCtgaatttcttcaatttggACTTCTTTACGAATCGATTCTATTTCACGCGGGATCTGATCACCGTTCAGGGTTTGCGCCTGGATCTGCAAGAGATTTTTAACTGTCGTCGTACCATTCCGCTGCAGGAGGACATTGCGATGAAGCGTTTTCCGTTGTTTGAACCAACCCAGGAGGGTTTGCTGTGGGAAACACCGTACAAGCTGGGCATTGGCCAGGAAGATGAAAGTTTCCTGCGCCTGATGAAGATGGTTGACTTCGGGTTTGCTGTGTGCAAGTCGAAGAAGTTTGACTACTGCTTCCAGCCGAAGGTGCGTGCATTCAAAGTTCGAGTTGGCTACAATGGAAGCGGCGGCAGCACCAAGGGTCGCAACAAGTCATCGTCCAAGGGCCAACGCAACGGTGGGAAACAACGACGTAAGGGCGATACGGCGATGGGCAAAAATGGCGGAAACAAGCGGGATTGGAATGCGGTGTGCGGTGGCGACACTGGAAATAGATCCCGTGGTCTATCGTATAGCCAGTCACGTACTGGTCGCACTGTGAGAGGTACTGGATTGGGGGAGGAGAAAAATCAACGTAAACCGATCGACAATAGTGATCATCGACGTGAGGATGCGACGAATGATGTTCTGCTTTCACGGGAGCGTAATAAGCGTCAGCGTAACAGAGTGCGCAACAAGACCCGGCATGGAAACGACGAGTATGGTTTGGCAGAAGGTCACGAACAAACTCCAACGTTGTTCACAAAAAAGGGCTATCTGCACAATCGTGCTAATGGAATGTTGATACAACGTGGCGCTGGATGCAACCCCGGAGTCCCTGATGGAGATGAGATGCAACGGGAGAAAAAAGCAGGACCTCAGGAGAAAGGTGACATCAGTGCTATTATGGGTCAACTATGGTTACGGAATGAGGTCGAAACGCTTGAATCCAAG GTTAATAAACGAGCTGGTAACTTAACGCTGACACCGTATCTGGTGCTGGATTCTAAATGTCTGACCGAATACACTTCTATAGTGAAGAATTTGATCAGAACAAAGAAGTTTGTCGTTTTGATCCCGGGCGCTG TTTTGGGTGACCTGGATGAGTTGAAGAAGCATAGCGAAGGTGCACGTAATGCCATCAAGTGGTTGGAGGTTGAGTTTAGCAAAGGCAATCGTTTCCTGCGTGCGCAGAAGAACCACGAATCATTGCCAATGCCATTGGTGAAAATTCCGAAAAAGTTAG ATCGCGAAGGTGCAGTATTCAATCAGATCGTTCAGTTCTGCAACCATATTGTGACTGACCACGCCGATAATGATAACGATATCATCACCTACCTGTCGGGAGACAATCTGCAGGACAAGAAACTCTGCAACGGTAGCAGCTACATCGGCATCCTGGAGGCGATACCGGTCAAGTTTGAGCAAATTGTCACGTTCTACTCTAGCTACAAGCGGAAATGA